The Zea mays cultivar B73 chromosome 7, Zm-B73-REFERENCE-NAM-5.0, whole genome shotgun sequence DNA segment GAGCTCATGTGTGGCTATGTGGTGCAAACAAAGCTGACAGCAAGGTGTTCTCAAGAGCAATTCTCGCTAGGGTACGTACGCATACCGTCTCCATTCTCTTCTATctctttttttttttaaaaaaatgtttgGTACTCTTCTAGTCGCAAATATACTTGGCACATTCAATAACATCATACTGTGGCCCATGTGTTGTGAATTGTGATGCAACAAAATTAGTTTTACTATCGTTTTTTTTGAAACATAGCACCTGTAGATTATTAACCCTCTCTTACATAAAATGTGAAAGAATATATAATAGAGATGCTATGTATATGCAGGCTCTTCCTCGTTCGAACAGATTTTGGACGGGCTGTCACATCTATATTTCAAtagaaaatatatatatatttgttaaaATTGCACCCACAAGACTATGCAAAAAAAAAAACTGAACAAAGTCAAAGCACTTTTTGACCCTAGCTAGTGAGTAGTTTGCAGTGTGTGAAAATTATAGTGATTTTAGAAAAAGGATAAATTTGAAAAGAAATAACCTTAATGAACATATACCTATTCTATTTCAAATTATAATTCGTTCTGTCTTTTCTAGATATATAACCTTATTATGTATTTAGATATATAGTCTATATCTAGATATACAATAAAAGTATTATATCTAAAAAAACTTAAAACATCCTATAGTTTAGAACGGAGGGAGTAGTTAGCTACGCATGACAAAATATAAGCTTATGATTGTAGTTGAACTTAAAAACATTGTTTTCCTTTCAAGATATGAGTATGAAGCTCAAATAATTGTTTATCGATATCCAAAAGTATTATTCCCTTCTTTGCCCCATGATAGAGAATTGAAGGTACTAACTAATTCTCCATTTATTACGCTTTTCATGTGGAACATCAAAAATGTTGGTGGCAACAAATATCAGAGTGCAGGTATACAGGTATTAAAATTCACCTCTAAAACTACTTTTTTATATGGTTTTTATTGTATAAGCCTTAAGAAGTACTGTTTTGCCATTCAATGCTAGCTAAAGTAAAATCACTTCTAGCATCACAACAACGTTTTAGCAAATAAGTAAGTCTTCATTTGCATTGAACTTATACTATTTTCAATATTCAGCAATTGCATGACGTACTTCTACTAAATATTGAGTCTCGCTCAGGCATACGATGGATGTGCGTATGTGTTGACTTTGATCTTAATAATGCAGACAGTAGCATGCATTCCAGTCGACGATGGTGTCCTGGAAATTGGAACTACAGAAAAGGTCAGTAGTGAGTTAATTATGCATTTTAGAAATTACAGTCGTCAATCCCTCATCTGTTAATGTTCTACAAAACTGATCATACAATAATACTTACATAAATTCAATTAGTATTTTCGATAATAAAATTAATAAATCAAACatcaattatatatatatatatatggagatGTCGGAAAACAATAGGGATCTAACAAATCTATTAATAAGTTTCAGGTAGAAGAAGACATTTTCTTAATTCAACATGTTAGGAACATCTTCGTGGATCAACATGGCGCCCACATAATGCCTACCACCCTCTCAGGGTATTCAACTTCCACCCCAACCACACAGCTTAATCATCAGCCATTCCAGACAAAAACAGGAATCAGTCTCAATCTAGGAGACGAGCATAATAGTGAAATGGAAGATGATGACGACGGCAGGATTGATTTAGAGAACAATACTGAAAATGATTCAACAAGGCGGCATTTGCCACAGGACGCCAGTGTAGGCAATGAGCTGGAAACGCTCAATGCAGAGAGCAGTGGGCCGATGCTGATTGCTAATCTGACAGCGCAGGATGAATATTGTCCGTTGCATCGTTTTCACAGTGAAGACCTAAGCAGTAAATACCTACAGTCATCAGGTAACATGGACCTGTGTACATATTATTAATTAGCCTTGCAGTAAATAATTTCAAACTCCCTGTTCGCTACCTTCCAAcattatataatccagcttatATATTATATATCTATTTACAGATTATCATAATCTAtgcatctagattatataattcaaCTAATAATCTGTGTTGTTTGTTTGTCTCTTAACTTATTTcagctagattatataatttggaGGGTAAACAAACATGTCCTAAAATTAAAGTAGCTAACTTATTATTTTTGATGATGTGTTAAGTCTAGGAGTAATTTATTTGGTGCATTTAGTGATTGATATGGATGTGGGATGATTTGGTTAGGTAGattttgcaaagtttaaactggTAGATTATATAGATATACAAATTGAAAAAGGAAATTCTAAAAGGTGTACGAACTATATATGGAGATGTGATAATCCATCATGATACTAGCTAATACTATAATCTGAAAAATAAACAACTTAGATATTGTGTGACGATAGTGGAATACAGATATCTTCTATAGTTCTATCAGATTTTTTTATTCAAAACAAACATTACATTTTTTCACCCTCTATTTACTCTCTATGAATCCATTTGCTCGATCTTCCTTCCAGGGGCAGAAGATCAAGCAGCAGTAGCGGAAAACGCACACTACATCAAAACGGTCCTTACAATCCTACGGTTCAACGCGTGCCGGCAAACGCAAGCAGCCTCCTCAAACATCGCCAAAACCTACCTGGCACTCTCCAAGAACTCGCCATTCTCAAAATGGAACTGGAAGCGCAAAGGAATAAGCAGCATGTTGATCCCTGAGGGCACCCAGCAGAGGATGCTCAAGAGCGTCCTGCTCGGTGCTCCTAGCAGCAGCAGTCACCGGACGTCGTCCTCAGCACCTGAGACGAGGGGTGACGATGGCGAAGGCACGAGCCGGTCTCGGAGAGGTCCGGTGCcgtcccagacagagctgagcgcCAGCCATGTCCTCAAGGAGCGGCGGCGGAGGGAGAAGCTCAACGAAGGGTTCGCCATGCTCCGGTCCTTGGTGCCGTTCGTCACAAAGGTGCGTGTGCGTGCGTCGTATTTAAATGCAAGACAAACTCGTgtagcatctccaacaatgcctcaaactagtgtctcaaattgaaatatagggctccacacaggaaaaactactccaacagtgccccatttcataaaattttgtcaaaaaactataggtcactctctcaagtgactcaaatatactacaccgtagtgggctgCCCTGTAATATAGATTTGAactttactgttggagcggggTGTTTTATTgatgccctaaattctataaaatatactcatTTTCAAATTATATAGCATTTTTATAGGTCaacttgttggagatgctctgacGGGCTAACAGCAGCCTACATGCTACAGCAACAGCAACTCTTTTGTTTTGTCTCTCCTATTCGCACCGCAGATGGACAGGGCGTCGATCCTGGGCGACACGATCGAGTACGTGAAGCAGCTACGGAGGCGTATCCAGGAGCTGGAGTCACGAGCTCGGCTGGTTGGCAGCAACCAGAAGACGACGATGGcgcagccgccgccgcctgcaGCCTCAACGGAGGAGAGAGGTCGTCGTCAAACCAGCGGCGGTTACCTCGCTCGCGCAGGTACATGCAGCAGAGCAGCGGAGGCGAGCGGCAACAGCAACCTCGGGGAGGAgcctccggcggcggcggcgagcgacACCGACACGGAGGTGCAGGTGTCCATCATCGGGAGCGACGCGCTGCTGGAGCTCCGGTGCCCGCACAGGGAAGGGCTCCTGCTCCGGGTCATGCAGGCGTTGCACCAGGAGCTCCGGCTGGAGATCACCTACGTCCAGGCCTCCTCAGCTGGCGACGTGCTACTTGCAAAGCTGCGTGCAAAGGTTAGCGCCATGGAATGGAAGTATCATGGAAAATGCTGTTTCGATCTGCGATTCTTTTTCTATTCTCTTGTTGGGCGACAGAAGACAGATTGATTTCAGGTGTGCTTCTGAATGCTCaagtgttcttggattgtctgcTGCAGGTGAAGGAGGTGCATGGCAGGAGAAGCAGCACCACTGAAGTGAAGAGAGCAATTCACCTCATCGTTTCATCAGACTGGAACTGGATATGCGAGAAGAATCCATGTGTAGCATAGTATTAAATACATATACAGACTATATGGGCCGGCCCAAATTTACACACATACATCTTAACATTTTGCTAAAAAAAACATATAGCCCAACACTCCCCATCATATATCTATCGTTCTCATCTTGCTGCATGCTATATTACACTATTTACTGCTGAATCCTTGGCAAAATAATCCGCTATTTGATATCTTTTGATTTAACGTGACTCTACTGAAGAGTGAAGACCATCATTTATCTTAACAAAGGAGCGATCAATCTCCACGTATTATGTTGATAGCCTATTTGTTATAACACAAAAACTTAAATGGTACTTTTCTTAGCATATTACTACCTCCATTCTCAAATACTTGACGGCGTATAGTTCATTTGTGAACTAAAAACGACAAATAAAAAAACGGAGGGAGTAACTCTTAACAGAAGTATCCTAACCCAAAACGTGTCACTTAGTGAAAATATCATTAGTCTACTTTACTTTATTTGTCAAAGGAGATACAATTATTTGCTTTCGCTCCTCCAAGATATCAAGTTTCCCCCAACAAAAACACAATATTGTGAATTCATCGATCTTATATACTCAAGGCAACTTGCTAATCAACATCGCAATAACCTTCTATATATGTTTAGATGATCATGGCTCTTGCACATGATGAGGCCCTTTCTAGGGCTACTCTTCATATATTATAGTATCCGAAACAAACATTGAAATGCCCACTTCTTGGACAATGCATGTACCAGCTCACAACACTCACACTCACTGCATGTGCAATGCCATGTCTTGTATGGCATAAGTAGATAAGCTTCCTGCAAAACTACTTTGGTATGTCTCTTTATTCACTGGATCACCTGATTTAGCATATAACTTGTGGTTTGGATCAATAGACATTGATACAATATCACACCCGATTTTAAGAAGACAATTGAATGCAAACAATGTATGTACCAAAATTAATTTCACATATACAACGACGTCATCAGTGAAAGTATCATCACAAATTACTTTAAATAAATCATAAAAATATATTATTATAGACCATAGTCATAGAGGAAGCGAATTAAACTTAACGAATAGCGTGTATAAGCAATGCATATAAAGGCTCTTTATAGTGGACTAGTTGAGCATTGGTATTTTAGTTGATCTAGTCATCATCATTATTGTTGCTAAGGTGAAAGCATAACCTTCCAAATTTCCATGAACATAGAGTAAATGTATTTGAGAACCAACCTAAATCATAGTATGAGAAACTCTAATCTATGAGAAAACTCCAAGTGGTTCTTAACTATGAGCATGACCGATATACCAGTTTTAATACTTAGCAGagattgtacactttacccataagATATGATTTCCACTTTGTGTGGGTTTATCCGACCCTTACTTCTGAGGTGAGTGATATGTACTTCACTATAAGGTCATTTCTTACATAGTCATATGGATGTTTTCAGCGTGTTGCAAGTTCCCACCTAGCTTGTTAGTATAAACCCAAGTCCAAAGGGTGACTATCCAACCTTTCACCGCACTTGGCACCTGACGGTCTATACCCTGGACCCCCTACACCATGTCGAGTAAGCATCCACTCATCCAAGATCTTAAGTCTACTTTGGCCAAGCATAGAGCACACTAAAATCTTGGTGTTTACTCGACGAGCCATTCCTTATGGTGAGGTACTTTGCATATGGCTACTCTATGCACAAGCCTccattccatgttgctaaaaagaaAGATTTAATTATCATTGTTGCATATAAGAGATAATCAAGattaattataaccatcattaatATATTATTATTAAAGGTAGAGTACTAACAAAAGACTAACATATCAATCGAAGGTTTTGTATAAAGGTAAAACTTGGTTAGTCATCCTTAGTAGGAGTGACCAAAATTAATGCACTACAATAACTGAATTCAATTTATGGGTCTGCTCAAATACTAATTGCCTTGCTCCTCAAAAGCAGGGTCTTGTCCTTCCCAAGATTGCTCTTTGTCCGACACGTTCCACTCGTCGCCTATACGTTACACACATCAAGCAATAAGAACAAGAGAGGAcaaaacaatacaccaaacataaaTGACAAAGATTCAAAAGAAATTTAAAAACAATCTAGGATTTGCGACATGGTTACAACAAGATTGTCGAGAATGGAATTAAAACAAAACATACATACTGATTTGAAGAAGACCACACAGTGCACACACAGATTAAATTAATCGGTTTTTAAGGTGGTGTCTTTAGTTTTGTTGGTGTCCTCATTTTTACACTTAGTCGTGTTTTTTTTGCTTTGTTTTGTCCTTCCAGTACTATATAGTAGAAGGGCAAAactaagaaaaaaattcaactaagGGTAAAAATGAGAAAAATGGCAAAACTAAGGGTATGAATTTAAATAGCCCATTAAtccatagaactaagattgagggCAGATAAAGATCTAAACAAATATACAAAAGTTGATGGGAAAGAAGCAAAGCAAATATAATTTCTTTCCGGTTGCATAAAGTTTATTGGTTCATTAAATAGATGAGGTAGCAGTGGAAAAGGAAAGGAAATAAGATGTGCATAGAAATATATTTTCTCCTGTATGCCACTGTTTTCTTTACCCGCATGGCACTCTACGCAGATAGGTTGGCACCAAGGGAGGGAAGAGGAACACATGTGGCTGGAAAAAAATTGGCGTGCGACGACAGCATGACTGACGGTTTGTTTCAGCTTACAGATTATATAATATAAAATACATAAGATTaaataatctaaattatataatttatatttaatAGCTACCTAGCATATTGAAACTTTGATTAGTTATGTGTTACGTGCGTCGTGGGAGCAAAGAAAAATAGATAAATATTTTTGGTCAAGAGTGACAATGGTGGATAATTTCTCTTGAAGGTGCCATGAATAGTGGGTTTTTTTTATCAAATAAGCTAAAATAATCTTATGTTAGGCAGCTTTTATGGATTATGATAATCTGACCTTCAACTTATATAACTTGGCCTAAAATCAATTTAGACAGATTGTGAGCAGAAATAAACAGGTACTTAAGTTTTGACGAAAATAATAGCAGATCTAGAAAGGGTTTGTCGAGTCGATCGTTTTGAGTATATATATATGATAGGTTTCGGCCAAGTTAGATTAGGATAAGGACTTTTCTATTTTCAGAATTATATTTTTTGAACTTGAAATAATTCTGAAAATCGATTTTTAACTCAAGGAGAAGACTCCAAAAGCTTTGAAAAATTTAAAAAAATCATGGGTATGTTTTGAGACAATGGATCCAAAAAAACAAGGTTAAAGATCAACGAAAGATTATGATAGACTTCAAAAAATGAATGACTTGtcttagaaaaagaaaaaaatgccTACGAATATATTGTGAAAAATTCCTGAGGTGAGATattggaaaagaaaagaaaagcactaCACGACGGTGCAAACATTTTCTGAACCAAAACATCACTCGAGAGGCACGCGTAAGCAGGGTGAAGGTACGTACTATCGGaatccggctctttgccgagtgcttttcatcgggcactcggtaaagttcTGCTCTCGGTAACGAGCACGTTTACCAAAAGCGAGACTCTCGGCACAGAAATACAATCGGCAAATAAATCTTTGTCGGACGCCAAACACTCGGCGACGACCGTTAACTTTACCGAGCGTCGAGCATGGGCAACCGAAAATTTGCAAAATCAGTAGTCTAGATCAAATTTTCACTATATATACACCATCTATAAATAATTACTATACATCTTAAGACATTTGTTTTTCTGATTCACCACAGTTTCGCCACTGCACTTGAGGCTGGACGGGACAGAGTAAATTTCTTAATTTTTTATCGTCCATGGTAGGAACTAGACATTCGATGGAAATTATTATTTTTTGTCGGCTAGGCTAAAAGCCCTGTATAAATTATTTTGGCCCATGAATCGGCTATATGCTAATTAAAACTTAAAAGCCCTGTGTAGATTATCTTGGTTCATGAAAATATCATATTTTCTGGTGGTGTCACTAGTGGTTGCAGACAAAA contains these protein-coding regions:
- the LOC103632119 gene encoding transcription factor BHLH42; the encoded protein is MAAGGSGGEAAQKALQSVAQSTGWTYSLLWRLCPRQGALVWAEGYYNGAIRTRKTTMTTVRQPAGAEDAGDEETALRRSRQLKELYDSLAAGEAAYDGGGGVGDPQQQHQQQVAVVPPPRRPVAALAPEDLTETEWFYLMCASYCFPPAVGLPGEAFVRRAHVWLCGANKADSKVFSRAILARSAGIQTVACIPVDDGVLEIGTTEKVEEDIFLIQHVRNIFVDQHGAHIMPTTLSGYSTSTPTTQLNHQPFQTKTGISLNLGDEHNSEMEDDDDGRIDLENNTENDSTRRHLPQDASVGNELETLNAESSGPMLIANLTAQDEYCPLHRFHSEDLSSKYLQSSGAEDQAAVAENAHYIKTVLTILRFNACRQTQAASSNIAKTYLALSKNSPFSKWNWKRKGISSMLIPEGTQQRMLKSVLLGAPSSSSHRTSSSAPETRGDDGEGTSRSRRGPVPSQTELSASHVLKERRRREKLNEGFAMLRSLVPFVTKMDRASILGDTIEYVKQLRRRIQELESRARLVGSNQKTTMAQPPPPAASTEERGRRQTSGGYLARAGTCSRAAEASGNSNLGEEPPAAAASDTDTEVQVSIIGSDALLELRCPHREGLLLRVMQALHQELRLEITYVQASSAGDVLLAKLRAKVKEVHGRRSSTTEVKRAIHLIVSSDWNWICEKNPCVA